One Bacteroidota bacterium genomic window carries:
- a CDS encoding PDZ domain-containing protein translates to MERKNLLRIFLPAIIALSLVAGMFIGRYYYQGRQDQAYIVYPRADKLSGVVNYISKEYVDPIQKDEFVEKIIPLILDELDPHSQYIPASEFQAVNEPLEGNFSGIGVQFNMLNDTLVVLKAIANGPSEKVGIIAGDRIVMVDSNTVAGVKMPSDSIVKMLKGPKGTVVRVGVDRHAVKDLVFFNITRDNIPLYSIDVSYMMTEETAYIRINNFSRTTYEEFASAITRLKSAGMKKLVLDLRGNGGGLLTTAAMVADQFLNEGQLIVYTEGNARKREDFKATSGGLCHGIETAVLIDESSASASEILAGALQDNDRAVVIGRRSFGKGLVQEQNMLNDGSAIRLTIARYYTPTGRSIQKSYENGSEDYYNELAVRYAHGEFMEKDSSMFHDSLKFVTPGGKVVFGGGGIMPDIFVPLDTIGVTDYLIDIRDRGLIYRYALEFTDANRSELLKSQNLTGLLAYLKKNNALGSFISFASKNGVPENKKELGISKEIIETQLYAYIARNVFDNEGFYPVIEKIDKTLQVAVEELEKE, encoded by the coding sequence ATGGAAAGAAAAAACCTTCTTCGAATATTTTTACCTGCCATTATAGCCTTGAGCCTTGTGGCGGGAATGTTTATTGGCCGATATTATTATCAGGGCCGTCAGGATCAGGCCTACATTGTGTATCCGCGTGCCGATAAACTCTCGGGTGTAGTCAATTATATTTCGAAAGAGTATGTGGACCCTATACAAAAGGATGAATTTGTCGAAAAAATCATTCCTCTTATACTCGACGAACTTGACCCGCATTCGCAATACATTCCTGCCAGTGAATTTCAGGCAGTAAACGAACCACTCGAAGGAAACTTCAGCGGCATTGGCGTACAGTTTAACATGCTCAACGATACACTTGTAGTATTAAAGGCCATTGCCAATGGCCCTTCGGAAAAGGTGGGCATTATAGCGGGCGACCGGATTGTAATGGTCGATAGCAACACTGTGGCAGGGGTTAAAATGCCCAGTGATTCGATTGTTAAAATGCTGAAAGGGCCCAAAGGAACAGTGGTAAGAGTGGGAGTTGACCGCCATGCGGTGAAGGATCTGGTGTTTTTTAACATTACCCGCGATAACATTCCTCTCTATAGCATAGACGTTTCTTACATGATGACCGAAGAAACAGCTTATATACGCATTAACAATTTTTCGCGTACAACTTATGAAGAGTTTGCCTCGGCTATAACCCGGTTAAAGTCGGCTGGGATGAAAAAACTGGTATTGGATTTAAGGGGCAATGGAGGTGGCCTGCTTACTACCGCAGCCATGGTGGCCGACCAGTTTCTGAACGAAGGTCAACTGATTGTGTATACCGAAGGTAACGCCCGCAAGAGGGAAGATTTCAAAGCTACCAGCGGCGGACTTTGCCATGGCATAGAAACAGCCGTGCTCATCGACGAATCGTCGGCTTCGGCCAGCGAAATTCTTGCCGGTGCCTTGCAGGACAACGACCGCGCAGTGGTAATTGGCAGGCGTTCCTTTGGCAAAGGTTTGGTGCAGGAGCAGAACATGCTTAACGATGGTTCGGCTATCCGGCTTACCATAGCCAGGTATTATACCCCTACCGGAAGGTCGATTCAGAAATCTTACGAAAACGGTTCCGAAGATTATTACAACGAGTTGGCAGTTCGCTATGCGCATGGCGAGTTTATGGAAAAAGACAGCAGCATGTTCCACGATTCGCTCAAGTTTGTAACCCCCGGTGGAAAAGTAGTGTTTGGTGGGGGGGGAATAATGCCTGATATTTTTGTACCGCTCGATACCATAGGCGTAACCGATTACCTTATCGATATTCGCGACCGCGGCCTCATTTACCGTTATGCCCTCGAATTCACCGATGCCAACCGTTCAGAATTGCTGAAGAGCCAAAACCTTACGGGTTTGCTTGCTTACCTGAAAAAGAACAATGCATTAGGTAGCTTTATCAGCTTTGCATCGAAAAATGGAGTACCCGAAAACAAAAAAGAATTAGGTATTTCGAAGGAGATCATCGAAACTCAACTTTATGCCTACATTGCCCGTAATGTTTTCGATAACGAAGGTTTTTACCCTGTAATCGAGAAAATTGACAAAACCTTACAGGTAGCTGTGGAAGAACTGGAGAAAGAATAA
- a CDS encoding PorT family protein, translating into MKNKFLLLIPFMLGFFMVLKAQNPYFGVKAGFNLSHMSIKNDDGDQLEGLNLAPGFNLGGTMDYRLMPELTINASLVLTTKGYRKRYSEEFQGVTIDSRERLTLYYIELPVYALYEFDFVGLDMIAGLGPFVSYGYWGKYSWKREGGGEEETGKEDVYWGTNPDTDDLVPFDYGAGIKVGGKYENFVLDVSYLYSIPNIAADIQYGRVVRNSVFSASVSYFFSMFYPYDEANF; encoded by the coding sequence ATGAAAAATAAATTCCTCTTACTTATTCCTTTTATGTTGGGGTTCTTCATGGTTTTAAAAGCTCAAAACCCTTATTTTGGTGTAAAAGCTGGCTTTAACCTTTCGCACATGAGCATAAAAAATGACGATGGCGACCAGCTCGAAGGCCTTAACCTTGCTCCAGGGTTTAATTTAGGCGGAACCATGGATTACCGTCTCATGCCCGAACTCACAATCAATGCAAGCCTGGTGCTTACAACAAAAGGATACCGCAAACGCTATTCGGAAGAGTTTCAGGGAGTCACTATCGATTCGCGCGAACGTTTGACACTTTATTACATCGAATTGCCAGTATATGCCTTGTACGAATTTGATTTTGTTGGCCTGGATATGATTGCCGGACTAGGCCCATTTGTTTCTTATGGTTACTGGGGTAAATACTCCTGGAAGCGCGAGGGAGGCGGCGAAGAAGAAACAGGAAAAGAGGATGTGTACTGGGGAACCAACCCCGACACCGACGACCTGGTGCCATTCGATTACGGTGCAGGCATTAAAGTAGGCGGTAAATACGAGAATTTTGTGCTCGATGTAAGTTACCTTTACAGTATCCCCAATATAGCTGCCGATATCCAATACGGAAGAGTCGTGCGAAACAGTGTTTTTTCAGCTTCGGTCAGCTATTTTTTCAGCATGTTTTATCCCTACGACGAAGCTAATTTCTAA
- a CDS encoding dCMP deaminase family protein, which translates to MKKYDPLKPYGNRQNEFDKRYLEMAHIWSKNSYCKRRQVGALIVKDRMIISDGYNGTPEGFENVCEDENNITKPYVLHAEANAITKVAKSNNSSDGATLYITTSPCVECSKLIIQSGIRRVVFCDTYHSDEGVKLLHRAGIEVVYLEIL; encoded by the coding sequence ATGAAAAAGTACGATCCCCTGAAACCATATGGTAACCGCCAGAACGAGTTTGACAAGAGATACCTCGAAATGGCGCATATCTGGTCGAAAAATTCCTATTGCAAGCGGCGGCAGGTAGGTGCCCTGATTGTAAAAGACCGCATGATTATTTCCGATGGATACAATGGTACGCCTGAAGGGTTCGAAAATGTTTGCGAAGACGAGAACAACATAACCAAACCATACGTGTTGCATGCCGAAGCTAATGCCATAACCAAAGTTGCCAAGAGCAATAACAGCAGCGATGGGGCTACCTTGTATATCACCACCTCACCTTGCGTGGAGTGTTCGAAATTAATTATTCAGTCAGGTATCCGTCGGGTGGTATTTTGCGACACCTATCATTCCGACGAAGGAGTTAAACTTTTGCACCGGGCCGGAATAGAAGTAGTTTATTTAGAGATTTTATAA
- the rnpA gene encoding ribonuclease P protein component, whose product MPGIFTFHKKEHLCLEKQIENLFSNGRWLRSEHLRLVYLIHPVKHEVPVQVMFSVSKKNFRRAVKRNLLKRRLREAYRLRKQSFIQGLPEGDLLLHLGFVYSSDELADFATVQSELSYLLMQLANRLKKN is encoded by the coding sequence ATGCCAGGGATTTTTACCTTTCATAAAAAAGAACATCTTTGCCTCGAAAAACAGATCGAAAATCTGTTTAGCAATGGACGTTGGTTGCGCAGCGAGCACCTTCGTTTGGTGTACCTTATCCATCCGGTTAAACACGAGGTGCCGGTACAGGTGATGTTTTCAGTATCCAAAAAAAACTTCCGCAGGGCCGTAAAGCGTAACCTCCTAAAAAGGCGACTAAGAGAAGCTTACAGGCTCCGAAAACAATCTTTTATACAGGGTTTACCCGAAGGCGATTTATTGCTTCATCTAGGCTTTGTGTATTCAAGTGATGAACTCGCCGATTTTGCAACTGTACAGAGTGAACTCAGCTACCTTTTAATGCAACTCGCAAACCGTCTCAAAAAGAACTAA
- a CDS encoding YgiQ family radical SAM protein: MSDSKFQLNEWLPTSAKEVQLRGWDSLDVILFTGDAYVDHPAFGAAVIGRIIEAHGLRVAIVPQPNWQDDLRDFRKLGTPRLFFGVTSGCMDSMVNHYTANKRLRSNDAYTAGGEAGRRPDYALTVYSQILKKLYPEVPLVIGGIEASLRRVTHYDYWSDKLKPSILADTGADLLVYGMGEQALKELLAKLNEGQPFSTLKTIPQTAFLQNLDEEIPLVQSWSDIEIASHEQCLKDKKSYASNFKVIEEESNKWDARRIVQHWQQKRVVINPAYPPMSTGELDASFDLPYTRLPHPRYHKKPPIPAFEMIKFSVNLHRGCFGGCSFCTISAHQGKFIASRSKESILKEIEQVVKMPDFKGYISDLGGPSANMYKMEGRNLNICKRCRRPSCIFPTVCENLNTDHTALLDIYKSVDRMPGIKKSFVGSGIRYDMLFNDHAPEAEVASHHQYTSELIKNHVSGRLKVAPEHTTQRVLNLMRKPSFEYFHRFKKQFDEINKKAGLKQQLIPYFISSHPGSSEEDMASLAVETRQLDFKLEQVQDFTPTPMTVATVIYYSGYHPYTLEKVYTARSKEEKQNQQMFFFWYKGEFRRKIEERLKKLDRFDILAKLFPEKQVQKKSTVPHHARWNKKK; the protein is encoded by the coding sequence ATGTCCGACAGCAAATTTCAACTTAATGAATGGTTGCCCACATCAGCCAAAGAAGTGCAGCTTCGCGGCTGGGATTCCCTGGATGTTATTCTCTTCACGGGCGATGCCTATGTGGATCATCCGGCTTTTGGTGCCGCAGTCATTGGCCGTATTATCGAAGCGCATGGCTTACGGGTGGCTATTGTTCCCCAACCCAACTGGCAGGATGACTTACGCGATTTTAGAAAGCTGGGTACCCCCCGCTTGTTTTTTGGCGTTACCAGCGGATGCATGGATTCCATGGTAAACCACTACACGGCCAACAAGCGTCTTCGTTCGAACGATGCCTATACGGCAGGCGGCGAGGCAGGACGACGTCCTGATTATGCTCTAACAGTCTATTCACAGATTCTTAAAAAGCTTTATCCCGAAGTTCCCCTTGTTATTGGTGGCATCGAAGCCTCGCTTAGGCGCGTGACACATTACGATTACTGGTCGGATAAGTTAAAACCCAGTATCCTGGCCGATACAGGTGCCGATCTGCTTGTTTATGGCATGGGCGAACAGGCCCTCAAAGAATTATTGGCCAAGCTGAATGAAGGTCAGCCTTTTTCTACCCTTAAAACTATACCCCAAACAGCCTTTTTACAAAACCTTGATGAGGAAATACCCTTGGTTCAGAGCTGGTCTGATATCGAAATTGCTTCGCATGAGCAATGTTTAAAGGACAAGAAAAGCTATGCTTCGAACTTTAAAGTCATCGAAGAAGAGTCGAATAAATGGGATGCCCGGCGAATAGTTCAACACTGGCAACAGAAGCGCGTGGTAATAAATCCTGCCTATCCGCCTATGAGCACAGGCGAGCTCGATGCCTCTTTCGATCTGCCCTATACCCGATTGCCGCATCCCCGCTACCACAAAAAGCCTCCGATTCCAGCCTTTGAAATGATCAAATTCTCGGTGAACCTTCACCGGGGTTGTTTTGGTGGTTGCAGTTTTTGCACGATCTCCGCGCATCAAGGAAAATTTATTGCTTCGCGTTCGAAGGAATCGATACTGAAAGAAATAGAGCAAGTGGTAAAAATGCCCGATTTCAAAGGCTATATTTCCGACCTGGGTGGGCCCAGTGCCAACATGTACAAAATGGAAGGCAGAAACCTGAATATTTGCAAACGATGCCGCCGACCCTCCTGCATTTTCCCTACCGTCTGCGAGAATCTGAATACAGACCATACTGCGCTGCTCGATATCTATAAAAGTGTCGACCGAATGCCGGGCATCAAGAAATCATTTGTGGGCAGCGGAATCCGCTACGACATGCTGTTCAACGATCATGCCCCTGAGGCTGAGGTTGCCAGTCATCATCAGTACACTTCGGAGTTAATAAAAAACCATGTATCGGGTCGCCTGAAAGTAGCTCCCGAGCATACCACTCAGCGTGTGCTGAACCTGATGCGCAAGCCAAGCTTTGAATATTTCCACCGGTTTAAAAAGCAGTTCGACGAAATCAATAAAAAAGCGGGATTGAAACAGCAGCTAATTCCTTATTTTATTTCGAGCCATCCGGGTAGTAGCGAAGAAGATATGGCTTCGCTTGCGGTAGAAACACGTCAACTCGATTTTAAATTAGAGCAGGTGCAGGATTTTACACCTACCCCCATGACTGTGGCCACCGTAATTTATTATTCGGGCTATCACCCCTACACCCTTGAAAAAGTGTATACTGCTCGCAGCAAGGAAGAAAAGCAGAACCAGCAGATGTTTTTTTTCTGGTACAAGGGCGAATTCAGAAGAAAAATTGAAGAAAGACTAAAAAAACTCGATCGCTTCGATATCCTGGCCAAGCTGTTTCCGGAAAAACAAGTGCAGAAAAAATCGACCGTTCCGCATCATGCCCGGTGGAATAAAAAGAAATAA
- a CDS encoding STAS domain-containing protein, with amino-acid sequence MELAIVKKADTLFVQLEGTNKLYVLNQTEVNKELQWCQSIMHKEMHLNLSGIKVIDSAGIRLLIELKKLYQNSGRKLVLKNLTKEAMELLELVNVRSLFLHSEGDTLVHVAA; translated from the coding sequence ATGGAACTTGCAATAGTAAAAAAAGCCGATACCCTGTTTGTTCAACTCGAAGGTACTAACAAACTATATGTACTGAACCAAACTGAGGTTAATAAAGAATTACAATGGTGCCAAAGCATTATGCATAAAGAAATGCATTTAAACCTGTCGGGAATAAAGGTGATCGACAGTGCAGGAATACGCTTGCTCATTGAATTGAAAAAATTGTATCAGAATTCGGGAAGAAAACTGGTATTGAAAAACCTTACCAAAGAGGCGATGGAGTTGCTCGAGCTGGTGAATGTGAGAAGTTTGTTTCTACATAGTGAGGGTGATACACTGGTTCACGTAGCAGCATAG
- a CDS encoding YifB family Mg chelatase-like AAA ATPase produces MLVKTFGSAVYGIDAQLITIEVNALQGSKFFLVGLPDNAVKESQHRIESALKTTGFRWPGLKLIVNMAPADVRKEGSAYDLPLAIGILAASKQINHNLLGDYLIMGELSLDGTIQPINGALPIAIEARKQGYKGFILPHANAREAAVVDRLEIFGAGSLAEVCAFLNGEPTLEQTIVDTRNDFFTNLNGYSVDFADVKGQEGVKRALEIAAAGGHNLLMIGPPGAGKTMLAKRLSTILPPLSLHEALETTKIHSVAGTLDKNTALVTQRPYRSPHHTISDIALVGGGTFPQPGEISLAHNGVLFLDELPEFKRTVLEVLRQPLEDRQITISRSKYTVDFPAGFMLVASMNPCPCGYYNHPEKECVCNPGLVQKYLNRISGPLLDRIDMHVEVVPVPFKKLSEELTSEPSECIRSRVNQARQIQEQRFGSSARIHCNAQMDSGLLRIHCKLDAGSTQLLKTAMEKLHLSARAYDRILRVSRTIADLAGHQDIGAEHLAEAIQYRSLDRENWGSN; encoded by the coding sequence TGCCCAACTCATTACCATCGAAGTAAATGCCCTACAGGGTTCGAAATTCTTTTTGGTGGGTCTGCCCGACAATGCCGTCAAAGAGAGCCAGCACCGTATCGAATCAGCACTCAAAACAACCGGTTTCCGCTGGCCCGGATTGAAATTAATTGTGAACATGGCCCCAGCCGATGTGCGCAAAGAAGGCTCGGCCTACGATTTGCCCCTGGCCATTGGCATACTGGCAGCGAGCAAGCAAATCAACCACAATCTTCTGGGCGACTACCTAATTATGGGAGAACTCTCTCTCGATGGTACCATTCAACCCATCAACGGGGCACTGCCCATTGCCATCGAAGCCCGCAAACAAGGCTACAAAGGATTTATACTACCCCATGCCAATGCACGCGAGGCGGCAGTGGTGGATAGACTTGAAATCTTCGGAGCTGGATCCCTTGCCGAAGTATGTGCCTTTCTGAACGGCGAACCCACGCTGGAACAAACCATTGTGGATACGCGCAACGACTTTTTTACGAACCTGAATGGATACTCAGTTGATTTTGCCGATGTAAAAGGCCAGGAAGGTGTCAAGCGGGCCCTTGAAATTGCCGCTGCCGGTGGACATAACCTGCTGATGATCGGCCCGCCGGGAGCCGGTAAAACCATGCTGGCCAAACGCCTCTCCACCATCCTTCCTCCACTGTCGCTGCATGAGGCCCTGGAAACAACCAAAATACACTCGGTGGCTGGTACGCTCGATAAAAATACAGCCCTGGTTACTCAGAGGCCCTACCGCAGCCCGCATCATACCATTTCCGACATCGCCCTGGTAGGCGGTGGTACTTTTCCACAGCCTGGCGAAATATCCCTGGCCCATAATGGAGTGCTTTTTCTCGATGAGCTTCCTGAGTTTAAACGCACGGTGCTGGAAGTCCTGAGACAGCCATTGGAAGACAGGCAAATTACCATCTCACGCTCGAAATACACAGTCGATTTTCCGGCTGGATTCATGCTCGTGGCCTCGATGAATCCCTGCCCATGCGGGTATTACAACCACCCCGAAAAAGAATGTGTATGCAACCCGGGCCTGGTGCAAAAATACCTCAACCGTATTTCGGGCCCCTTGCTTGATCGTATCGACATGCACGTAGAAGTGGTACCTGTTCCCTTTAAAAAGCTTTCGGAAGAACTTACTTCTGAGCCCAGCGAATGTATAAGGTCCCGTGTGAACCAGGCACGTCAAATACAGGAACAACGCTTTGGTTCCAGTGCCAGAATACATTGCAATGCACAAATGGACAGTGGGCTACTCAGAATTCACTGCAAACTCGATGCCGGTTCGACGCAGCTTTTAAAAACTGCTATGGAGAAGCTCCATTTATCAGCAAGAGCTTATGACCGTATTCTCAGGGTTTCGCGAACCATTGCTGACCTGGCCGGCCACCAAGACATTGGGGCAGAACACCTGGCTGAAGCCATTCAATACCGCAGCCTCGACCGCGAAAACTGGGGCAGCAATTAA
- a CDS encoding PorT family protein codes for MKTKIRFVFPLLVLLLPSVVSAQYLWLKGGVNSSNMTVKDNQSTYSTDYLNRIGFNAGLTGGMRFGFIGFEGGLLLSSKGYNFDNTDINGNKVAGNTSLLYLDVPVLLKLSAGLGSMRVYAATGPVLAFGLSGTNTTETTLSGQDPVQVEEKIKWGSSADDDIKSSGVDYTVGAGIELSKLSLGVSYNWSLSNLAPTTDNGQEIKHSLWQFTLGFKIFGD; via the coding sequence ATGAAAACAAAAATTCGTTTCGTTTTTCCCTTGCTGGTATTGCTTCTTCCCTCTGTGGTATCTGCCCAGTACCTTTGGCTTAAAGGCGGAGTGAACAGCAGCAACATGACTGTAAAAGACAATCAAAGCACTTACAGCACCGATTACCTCAACCGCATAGGTTTTAATGCCGGGCTTACGGGTGGAATGCGCTTTGGCTTTATTGGTTTCGAAGGTGGACTATTGCTATCGTCGAAAGGCTACAATTTCGACAATACTGATATCAATGGCAACAAAGTAGCCGGTAATACTTCGCTGCTTTACCTCGATGTACCTGTGCTACTTAAGCTAAGCGCAGGTTTGGGCAGTATGCGGGTGTATGCTGCCACAGGACCTGTTCTGGCTTTTGGATTATCCGGAACCAATACAACAGAAACTACTCTTTCAGGACAGGATCCGGTGCAGGTAGAAGAAAAAATAAAATGGGGCTCCTCGGCTGACGACGACATAAAGTCCAGTGGTGTGGATTATACGGTGGGTGCCGGTATTGAATTGAGCAAACTGTCGTTGGGCGTAAGTTACAACTGGAGCCTGAGCAACCTGGCACCAACCACAGACAATGGACAGGAAATAAAACACAGCCTTTGGCAATTTACGCTGGGCTTTAAAATATTTGGTGATTGA